In Rhopalosiphum padi isolate XX-2018 chromosome 3, ASM2088224v1, whole genome shotgun sequence, the genomic stretch tgtaaataaattggtAATCAATAATCAGTTATCGTTAGACCGTCGTAGTGTAACGTTACGTTTATCGCCACTTTATCGCTAATTTAGTCCGTACGTTTACGTTGTTATTaccatacattataaattatttctctaTAATATTTGAAGATGCCCACATGCAATAGTTGTTCTGTTAACATAACAACTGCCCTTTCCATAACATGCAATGATTGCAATTTGACCTGGCATGCAAAGTGTCAAAAGTTATCTAAGGATGATGTGGATTATCTTAATGAAGCTGATACTATTTGGAGATATCAAAAATGTTCTAACGTTAAAAGAGCTTCTCTTCGACTAGAAAATAATGTCAACTCAGGAAATGTCGATTTATccgaaataaaagaaataattctTCAACTTAGAGatagttttcaaaatttcaaGGATGATACTGGCAACAACTTTGATAATCTAAACTCTAAGTTTAGCGCTATTGATAGTATCATTACAgaaaacaaaatactaaaaactcAAATAATTCTACtagaaaacaaaattgaatCTATTGAACGCCGCCAAATTgccaatgatataattattgatgGAGTACCCGAAAATAAATCAGAAAACTGCTCATTACTTATTCAAAAAATCGGTAaggaactaaatttaaatataaacaccaCTATGATCAACGATTGTCATAGAATTGGTTTCTACCGTAATAACGTACGTCCTAGAAGAATAATAGTTAGTTTTATGAACCACcaagataaaataaacatattaaaagcTCGCCAAGTAGCAAGAAAATTCTCTACAAAAATATAGATATGCTACCAGAAAACCCTATATACATAAGAGAAAACCTAACTACTAAAGGCAATAAGCTTTTCAAAGAAGCCAGAGACTTTAGAAAACAATTCAACTTCCAATTTGTCTGGACAAAAAATGGCCTTATATTTCTACGTAAAAATGAAACGGAGAAAATTATATGTGTCGACAATGAAGATACAATCCACACCCTCAAATCACAAAATGAACATTTAAactcaaaaaactaaaattcgtaattattaaaatcatacacATAACTTTTACATATCATTTTATactctatattaattattattcaatatttcttttatctCCTTTTGTACAATCATTGTTAACTATATACATCATACACATAACCTATTTGAAGTAATTGTTCTTACGGAAGCTTGGCTAGGTTTAGAAAATGTTTCTGCAAATAACTTCTTAATGAATGGCTATACAACTCACTCGACTACAAACAACAAAAATCAAAACGATGGCGTGGTAGTTTACTTAAAAGATTCGCTGAAAGATGTCCTTGTAACCGAAATTTACTCAAATGCTTTAACAACATTAGAAATTacctttaaaaaatcaaaaatagacTTCTTGATTTATTCGCTTTACAGATCACCCAATAGTAACTTTGATATAGCTTTGAATGATTTAAatgacataatactatataactcTAATTTAAAAACAGCTAAGTATAAAATTTTACTAGGGGATTTAAATATCGATCTGCTTAAATCATCAAAAATGAGGGACGATTATTTGCTAGCAATGGCACAATTCAATTTCTCTcctctaattaataaaatcacaaGACCTGCAACAAACACATGTATAGatcatatatttgtaaaaactaaGTCTTTAGctaatataataccaataattgtACATTCAAATATAACCGATCACTACCCAATTATACttagtataggtaatttaatagaTGACCGTAACAATACAGCAAaccctttaaaattattaaaaatcgacGATATCAAATTAGCTAATCTAATTCAAAGTCATAATTGGTCAGAAATAACTAAACTTCTAAATGTTGAGAAatcaattcaatattttacagaaacaataaataatctaaaaaacaaaGCCTCATCTGAAATATCATTTTCCtctaaaaccaaaaaattaaaaccctGGTCTAGCACCGCTATAATTAACTCCATAAGACATAGGGATCGCCTACACCTACAAGTCAGAAAACATCctcataatgtaaaattaaaagagTTTTACCTTAAATTTaggaataaattaacaaatattatcaaagaagctaaaatcatatattacaaaaaagaaCTACAGAAATCCGGTAATAACACAAAActtaaatggaaaataataaacgatattaCAACAAGAAAGAGCAACACAAATAACTTCAAAGAATTACTaactaacataaatattaataccgtAATTAATAAATGCGAACCAGCATATACATtagtaaatcaatttaataactatttcgtAAACGTGGCCTctgatttaataatacaactacAAAACcgcaataatactaatattccTACTACTTCCAATACTCATAGTAATATTCaatcatcaaataatatatatttaaagaaatttgaGCCTATTACAACTAATGATATCATGGAAGCCATTTCTAAACTAAAAAACGGCTCATCTCCCGGTATCGACAAGATATCTTccgacttattaaaaaaatacaaaataatattatgtaaaccattatgtcatatttttaacctatGTATATCCGAAAATAAAGTACCAGATTCATTCAAAGTAGCATTAATAACACCTATACATAAAAAAGGCCCCATGtcttctattaataattttcgacCTATATCGGTTGTATCAAATATagctaaattatttgaaaaaattataaaaacaagattaatattttatttagaatcgaataatatactttttaaaaatcagtTTGGTTTTAGACCTAATAAAAGTACTGACCAAGCAATTGCTCATGTGACAAAATCTATCTACACTGCacttgaagaaaataaaaaatgtgcaaCAATTTATTTAGATCTTGCCAAAGCTTTCGATACCGTAAACCATgataaacttttatataaaatgcaagAAATAGGTATAACCAGCAATGCTTTATCTCTATTTgtttcttatttgaaaaacaggaaacaatttgtaaaaataaataactgtatctctgatgaacaattaataaaatgctGTGTACCACAAGGTACAACGCTATCGCCGGTTCTattcaatattcaattaaacgacattaaattattaaatctaaaaagcCAGATAATATGTTACGCTGATGACactgtattaatttgtataggtaatacCTGGAATGAAGTTCTAAGATACATTCAGGATGatctaaaatgtattgataactggctttgtaataataatttatttcttaacttCGACAAATCAGCTATCATACTACACTCTTTAACTAAGCACACTTTACCACCAATAAAAGAtgtaaaaatccatgaaaataattgtacaataacaGACTCATGTTCCTGTAAATCAGTTACTGtagttaaaaactataaatatttaggtatagaattactattaattacattacTAATGCTATACTTCCttgcttaattttttaaatggaaaatcaATTGACTCTGTATTAGACATAGCTAATGAAGTATAATTTAGTAAGAAAGCCGAAGAACGTATCAAAAAGAGGCAGATAATGAATAGATTGATAGATATAGTGATTTG encodes the following:
- the LOC132925953 gene encoding LOW QUALITY PROTEIN: uncharacterized protein LOC132925953 (The sequence of the model RefSeq protein was modified relative to this genomic sequence to represent the inferred CDS: inserted 1 base in 1 codon) — translated: MPTCNSCSVNITTALSITCNDCNLTWHAKCQKLSKDDVDYLNEADTIWRYQKCSNVKRASLRLENNVNSGNVDLSEIKEIILQLRDSFQNFKDDTGNNFDNLNSKFSAIDSIITENKILKTQIILLENKIESIERRQIANDIIIDGVPENKSENCSLLIQKIGKELNLNINTTMINDCHRIGFYRNNVRPRRIIVSFMNHQDKINILKARQVARKFSXKNIDMLPENPIYIRENLTTKGNKLFKEARDFRKQFNFQFVWTKNGLIFLRKNETEKIICVDNEDTIHTLKSQNEHLNSKN